In the Limanda limanda chromosome 15, fLimLim1.1, whole genome shotgun sequence genome, AGAAAGTTTTACCAAAAAACTGCATGTTGATGGTACATTTTTGACTgggcaaaaaaactgaaattattcTACAAAAACAGGATGTCACCAGTTGGAGGCTTTCAGATTAATTTAAGATAATACTGTGGAGCGGATATCTGTAATAATAccctattatatatatatataaatatgctaTTATATACATATCCCATTGTCGTTTGTTGATTTCATGTTGTTGATATTGCGATTTACACTACACCTTGTTCTTAGAACTTACTTCAGAACAGCCTTTACTTTACAAGTTTATTTTCCTCCATCAGGAAATGACAGAGGTGTAAGGAAGGACATTTTCTCTTCTCACTTTCCTCAGAAACCTTAGCTCATACTTTATGGTCTTCCAACATGAATACAGCTGCAGAATATGGCAAAAGTCCTAACGCTCATTCATAAGGAGGTTTAGATGGTAAACTAAATATAAGCAGTTCTAAAGTATTTCCTCCATAAGGTCATACACTTCCATAGCTGTAGGCGTTTGACGGATCTCGCTGAGAGGTTTTGTCTGGTCCTGAGGGTTTCCTGTGTTTTGCCCCTGTGATGGTGGCGTACGACTTCCTCGCTTGTGAAATGCACCTGGTGTCTGTTTTCGTTACGCTGCTAACCTCAACAAGCTGTGGCTGAAACTTGACGTCATGTCCCCCTTAGGGATCTGTTTCAGGTCGACTGTATTGTAGCCTCATCACAGACGTGCTGTAGTTGTTCTCTTGTTTCTGTGAAGATCGTGATAACAGATGGATATGTAGATATTGCTTTCCAATTGAAGAGGCATTAGTAAACACATTTGTGATGAGTTGTGGAAAGTCACACCTGCATGGCTCACTGACCTCTGACGTGCAGATAGTAAACAATGATAAATTCCATCTAACCTGACCCTGAGTGCAAACTGTGCAGGTTTAgtgttttctgctgcagctgttgacACTGTTagaatatatattatttcaatGTGAATATATGTATTTGAAAACTTATATTAATAGAATTGAATCTTTTGTTCATTTTCAGCTGATTACAAATGCTCAATTATAAATGTAGAGGGGTCCCCTGGTGACCTAGTCGTCTGTAgacacagactgtatataaagattgtgaaaaaagtaaagccaaagggtcttgatcgccacctagtgactggctgcagtatatttcataaaccccacctccttcatgttagtAGATGGTACATGAACTACATTTTTTCAGAATTCTGGTTTTATATCTGGATAGTTGttggaagtggagatgtgtcgacCATCTTTGCATACAGCCTATGCTAAACACATACTATATGACCCAGACATCTTTGCTTGAAATCCAATACAGACTGTTATCAAATGTCATTTATCCTTGTCTCCTCACAGTTCCTATCTTTCCTCACAGATCTTCTGCACTCTGCCATGTTTGGTTTGACTGTGGTCGCCGAGCATATTTTCTCTGACATGAGCTACTTTATGTGCCCATGCAATATTTTGGTCAGTTTTTATGTAGGGAGATCTTTAGTTGTGACAAGAGACCCAGGATCGtcatctctctccatcatttTCTGAAAACGTAATTTCACTGAGTGCTAAAATAGTCGCCATCGGTGCCGCCAAGTCATGGGAGTGAAGAATTTCCTCCATTTGTGCTCGGGGGCCCTGCAGCAGTTCACACCATCTCTTTGTCGGAGGCTCATTCTTCAATGCCTGTTTTCTTGTACTGCTGCCAGAGCATGTCCACTGCATTGGAAAAGCCAGATCTTTAGGGAATAGCTtctcatattttaatttgtattgttGTGACTCATAAGCAAATCTGAATATCATAACATAATCCTTTGAAAAAAATTTCTACCAGGACAGCTGAGCAGTGATGTGTTGATGGTAATCAACCCAGTGACTTCCCAACTTGTTTATCAGGGTTAATGTGACTGGTggtcgggggggagggggagttTTGGCATCACTGTGCAGCAGGCCTTAACCCCTGACTTGCAGCCGGGGGTCCAGATATCAGAGCCTGTAGGAAAGAGTCCGGTTGTCCTGTTGGTAACCGCTGCTCAGGTGTTTGTGTCGATGATGGCTTTCTGGGGCCAAAGTTCGTGGCAGGATGGAGCACGATCGGCAGGTTACAGATTTACAGTTTCAGTGGCTCTGAATACGTTTTCCTCAGCTTGTGGCCTTGGTGTTTGATTTCCCTTTTGGTCTCTATGCAATCATCTGTTTCAAGGGGTTATTGAAAGTACACGGTCCAAACCAGCTCACAATGCTTCCAcccaaaagaaaaataaattgccTTGAATTTCCAATACTGTATTTGTATTATCTTCTTTATAATACAGATTTGTTCAACATGGAGTGCAGAGTTTTTCTATTTCCTGTGGTTTGTGTTCCACTAAAAGGTTACCAAATATGCACTTCTGGCAATACTCTATCGACGTTCCATAAATGTGTAATTGCCAGTCAtgtgaaaaatataaagttttaaaCCGACTTGTTAAAATTCACAGAACATTTGTAAGGGTTTAATTGATTTCATTTGTTGTCTTCGAACATCCAGCTTTTGTAAAATGtctatatttatacatttgtttaCACAAAAATAGTTGATCTAGCCAAGAATTTAATTTAGTAAAGAAGGATGTTTATCTCTGTCATTCGTTTTTGCTTCAGGGAATGAGGACATTGGTGATGACAAGCTTGCCCTCTGAGTAAGTACCTCAAACATTTAATAGATAAAAAATATCACCTGTTGCTTAAAAAAATAGATATGATGTTAAATTGTTCATGTTGGATGCTTTCTACTCTCATCACGTCTTGTAGGAAGCAGACCATGTTAATTCAGGTTCTGAAAACACTGGGTGGCTTCATAATCGTTGACCGCGTGTGTGAGAGCACGACTCATGTGGTGTCTGGGGGTCACCGGCGGACTCTCAATATTCTGTTGGGCATAGCCCGTGGCTGCTGGATCCTCTCCTTTGAATGGGTACGTAGTCTGTACATATTTAGGAGCCATTACATATTATTCaaaactgataataaaatgtggaattattgtttgtttgtgtatattgTGTAGATTCTCTGGTGTTTAGAGCAAAGACATTGGATTCCAGAGGAGCCTTATGAACTATCGGACCAGTTTCCAGCAGCACAGGTGAGTACCAGTAGTGATCCTGTTGCATTAACTGTAACTAAACATTATAGTTTTCTATCAGTGATCTATTGATTTTTAGGTTTCATGTGCCAAGCTTAGATAAGCGATGCATTCAAATAAAACAGTATTTTACCCAAAACAGAAAAGTTTGTCATGCTCACTCAAGAAAGTTTTTTCACAAAGTTAGTTTTACTTCTTATATAGACACATATCTGTTACATCTACTTTCTTCAGTTTAATAGTAATTAATGTTTTTTCCcctatttataaatatttgattcaaTATAAATCATCATTTTTTCACACTTAAAACTAATAAAGGACAGTAAATCCCAAGCGAAGGAAGTCGGCCGGAAACCAGCTAATTTTTATTGCCAGTCATCCATTTTCAGTTTGCTTGTTTTTCCTGAAGCGTCCTGTGTGAAATGTGAATGTTGCTGCTTCTTCCTGAGCTCGTCATTCATGAGTCACTGTCCTCTCCTGCCACTGCGAAGGAAGACATGGGGTCTTGATGCAGACAAATGTCAGCACATTTCCTCTTGAAACCGTTTGATGGCTTTTGTTGTGACAGACAAAATACTTTCGTGTCCCAGAGGCCTTTTACCATTCCACCACTCTTAGGGACGCATCCAGCGAAATACAAATATCTTTCTTCACTTCAGAGCCTGTGCTCTGTGGAGCCTGCAGCGTTTCCTTCAGCTGCTCTCAGTGTCAATGAAATAAACTAATTTCAGTAACAttgttgaaaaaatatatttttacagtgACTTTTAAGCCTCTTTCACTTGCTTAACTTAACATGTACTAATATAATGTGTCTCTGCTGAAATCATGATGCATGACCTCAGTGAAATGGCACTGAGATTAAAAGACTGAAGCTCATACATCTCACACAAGGTTAATATGTGAAACAGTTTTTAACTTTATCTCAACTGTAAGTGTCCATTCAAGTTATACTGTAACTGTCCCTTTAAATATATCTGCATTAGGCCATCATAAATCAATGATCAGGACTAGTTTATGGATACATTACATAAAAACTGGGGGGTGGGACATGACCCGAGAAGGAACCCATTATTTTAAGATGTGGATACAGGAATTTGtttatgaatttaaatgtggttacCTTTGAATGTTGTTGCTGATCCGTGTCTCTTGTGAGTTATTAGGAAATTACATTGAGATCAGAGCGAACAGGGATATGATCcttaaaagaaacaagaaaaccaTTTAGGCGAATTTACcatttttattctttgttttgatATCATATTGCTGGAAAGGTTGTGGTGATGAGGCGGTTGTTTAATCACCAGAACGTACATTTTTAAAGTCTACAACAGACCtataacagaaaacaacttcagAGATCAAGTTCCTgctttgtggttgtgtttaatATTCAACTTCACATGTATATAACAACTGGTAGAGCATTACAATCAAACACTTGCAAAACCTAAAGCTAGTGTTTACTAGTGAGAAATTCAAGCTTCCTCACTTTTCATAACTTCTCCCCCtcgttagtttaaaaaaaaatttgcaaaTACATTCATTAAAAATCATCATGTGTGAGCATGTGGTACTGCAGAATTATATTAAAAGATTTCCTCTTAGTTTTTGTGCAATGAAATCATTAACTAGCTTGGAGCAAAGAGGCTCTCAGATCTCTTAAACAAATCTCTCTATCTATcatatataataatgttaaatatCAACCTTAAAATCTACACATAAGTTAAATAACAAATGTACATACATTCTCTGCAGAAAAATAGTATAGAGAAAACTATTTTCTctgacattttaacatttgcacTTTATAACAATCACTTTTTGCCAGTTGTTTGTCTGCATGTTGTACCATCTTCTCCTTCATAAAATTAAAGTTAAACGGCTGCTTAAACTATATTAAAATCATTCAACAAATTTAATTAGTTAATGTCCCATTTTGCTCTGGTTTCAGTCCATATTTCAAAATTTTTGCAAAAGCCAAATTATGAAACATATTAACATGCACAAAAACgtgtaaaaaatatttccacAATGTGCTTTTGCTCCCTTgaggattttaaatttttggttttgtttgtggcAATTTTTTAGGCCACAAATTACCCGATGGTTCAGCGGGGACCAGTGAAGTCTGCTGGTCTCATCATCATCGTGGTGGACTGCAGTGAATAGCCCGAGCCTTTCCAGTAGTACCATTTGATTCCGTTGAATCGATTTGAGTTCTGGCCTTGCTGGTAAAACATCCCATTCAAATTGGAGGGACCGCAGGCATCAAACCACCAACCTGGAACgtcaaaacaaacataattttaaaTGCAGTGTTGTCAAAGTGGATAATGCATTCATACTCGTTTCTTTCTTTCATACTCCTGACAGCTGCTAAGAGCTAAACCATCTTTAAATCCTCTTGTGGTAACTTACATCTATACACCATACAAATGTATTGCTTTTAAGTTTAATCATATCCTTTATAAAAAATGAACCTTTGACATTAACAAGCTGTAAAATCTGCTGCATATTGAATGAAAACAgagcattttgttttaatttatcagctgagcaataacaaatattttcaaGCTAGAATCCTTGTTTTATGGAATGAATGGTATTGAATTCATCTTTGATGCACTTGTGGTTGCAGTTAAATTGATGTCGGCATCATGGCCTCACATTGTTTAATTGAAAGTGGCAGTACAATCCTCTGTTGTGAAATGGTGTCAAGGCAGACAGTTCACATTTGACACCATTGAATTGGATGTGACAGTTTAATTGCTACTGCTCTTACATAGCGATGGATCGTCAGCTAACAGTCCTTTTTGTTTTAGGTCCCGATGACACTCCTTAagttgtcatcagtgtgtgcGGGGAAGACACTGACTTGACTGATAACTTGGTTTATGAACTTTAAAAGTCTctggatttgtatttgtgttcagGGGCTATATCTGTctgtatctatctatttatatcaGTTAACAGCTTtcaagaaaaaggaaaaaatatataatgactGAGTCATACGAAATTATTAGCATATAATTTCACACTGCTGTCTAACATGGCTGCCACTTTGTTACAAGTTTATTAGGAATGCTTAATGCAATTCTGTATGCCCTTTCAATGCAGTAAATAGTTGTCACCTCTAACAGACAGGAGTTGATTCATCTCTGGCATTTTAGTGGTAAATTTAATATAGTACTCCACTGATTTAACATTGTACTTTTGTAACATTGGTTGAATCTGTTCTGCagaaccatagatatatattttattctacgCCTACATAGAGTGAATGGGGTTTATGGCCTATACTGCAGCTAGCCACTAGGGttgatcaagacactttggcttcacttttgttgagctttcatgttgtccatctttataaacagtcctCTGGAACCTCTTCTCAAATGCAGTAGTACTCCCCAACGCCTGTCAACAGACTTTGATGGGGAGAAtttatttcctctttaaaaTGAGAGTTAGCAGTTGTTTTGTATTGAAAGCCTTTGCACTGAGAGGCAAATCTGATACATTTTTTGCTCCCATTTACACACTGGCTTACAGCATTGATTGAAATTTGTGTTCATTCAAAACAGCCCACTGTATCCTTTACACCAGGTCAATGCCAGTTAGTCAGGATGGGCATAATGTGCATATTGAGTCGCCTGTGAGAGACGCCTAATGGGAAAAAAGAGGACAGGGTTGGTGTTTTCAAGCTCACTTGGCAGACCTCAATACAGAGGGAGACAAACTTCTGGCAGCCGAGTCACTTTCAAGGGAACAGAGGAGGACCTTCAAGCTCTGTTCCCAGGCTATTAATGTCAGCCATTGTAGGGGTTGAATTCCCCAATGAGTTGATCAGTGATTAACTCTAAGCTAATTGTGCTCTTTGACCAGGCCACAAAAGTACGGGAGCCCTTAAAATGCACTTGGAAGATTTTTATTTGAGGAAACGGGGGTAGTGCCAAGATAGGAGCGTGTGGGAATGAAcctgatttttttgttgttattttcctGATGATTCAGTTATTTACAAAAACAGTGTTTCTTACCCCCTGTTGTCAGCTGCGAACATTTGCAAACACATTTGTCATTGTCTGCATCCTTTGTACTGAAATCACTTCCTGGCTGCCCGATGCTGCTTATTTTGCCGGCTGTTCCACTGTAGCCTTTAAGGTGTATCCTGTAGAATGGGAAAAGGAGAaatgaaggaagaggaggaggaagttccTGACTGCTGTTCCTCAAAAGGCAATATCCGACTTACAGTTGTTTAGCTATAAATTCACTACTGTGCTTAAATGGGGTTTGGCATATGGATTAAATGTCTCCTCACtttttgggtttttttttttgctgatcTTGATTTTATGATCTGTTACGTTTTCACGTTTGTTTGCTGCTATTTGTGTCGTCTCTTTGTGGGAGTCTGAAGTTTCTGAGCCAATTCACTCTAGACCCAATTGGTCATAGTTGTGTAGACTTGAGGCATGAATAGAACTGGGTTTAATTGAGGCGTCTCGAGTCCTGTTTTGTGCACATCAATTAAATTGAAATTTGTCTTTCACTTCTGAAATCAGTTTGGCTTTACTAGAGAAAAAGTTCCTGAAGGATGTGTTGTTACTGTATATTAGAGATTCCGAACACATTATGtatttccttatttttcaaatACTAAccagttttattacattttctgtgGGCTCATGCCAACACATGATCATCAGGAAGTATAAACTCTTACACAGCACTAACAAGAGGATcatttatgttttgttcttcTATACAGTAACAGTAGATCAACATTTTTGACCATCTCCTGCCGTCTTTACAAAAACAGATATCAGGGGGTTGAATATATGCACAATCTAATCCAGGGACACTCAGCATGTAACTTAGAATAACTTATAGAAAAGTGTAGAATTAATGTAAATCTGAGACTTAAATTTTATTCAATACGGTCTTAAAAAGCCTTAACTTAACTTATTGAACCCTGCCGAAGTCCTGCTTTGGTGATGCTCTTTGGCTGAgaacagttttagttttttgttcgGGGATAGTAGTAATATATGCTCATGGAATAATTTTTCCTCATTAACTTCAAAATAATATAACAAAGGTTTACTGCCTAAAATGAGACACATTCAATATGGAACACTTCTCTTATATTATGACATACCTGTAATTTTGTGCTTCACCGTCAAGAGAAAACTGATCATATTGGGAAAATCCAGAGTTTCCCTCCCAGTCACTCAACTGGATCCTCAGTTTGTACATCTGTTGACTCGTAAGTCTGGAGACAAATTCGTTTCCTAACCAGAATTCATTTGAAGGTTCTCCGAACCCCTGAAAAGAtgttaaagaaatgtaattaaataatgCAGATTTTTTGCAGTATAGAGGCACTTAGTTTTTTCCATTAATGAAACAGCAAATAGACAGAGGATCACCATGTGCTCTTCATTTCCTGGCTTTTACACATGGTTATTTTTCCCTGGAAGTGACATTTTTACCCATTATAAAACTTAAAGACACACcaaattcaaacaaatcaaagtcgCATTCTCAGATATTATAAGATATTGTACTAGTATCAACTTTAAATGGCTACAATTCTTCTCTTTAATGATTTCTCTGCGAGGACCTGAACTTGAAATTCATTTTGGCGTTGTGATCATTCATGTCATGTCATTCATTTCCCACTTGgcattggcttttttttttaagtcatcCTTTTTGATTATAGATTTTAGTCTCAAATgcagacagaaatataaaatctgCTGTAACTGAATGTGGTACTTTAAAAACAGCATTCATTTGATGGAGGGCTGATGATAATCCCCTCAAAACTCTGTTTTAATGGCTGCAGGTTGTCTTCTCTTCCATTAAGAGTGCCCTTAAAGCACTTTCAGTCAGTGGCCAAAACCAAATCTGGCCTCTGTCCTGTGCCACCAGACCAAAAACCTGTAGCCTAGGATATGTATTTATTAAAGGGAAGAATTTCTTCTTAATAGTTTTACCTTTTTGTACTCCTGCCACGTACGGTGAAAGTCAACACCGCCGTCGAAGCGTTTTTGTAGCACGGTCCAGcctcctccttctgtctccaTGTCACAAAAAGCCTTCAGACAAGAGGAAAAAATAGATCTGCTGTAATTaataattcaaaacaaatgCTCTGTAATGAACCCACAAGTTCACAATGCTTGGTTCAGTTAAAACAACTTTTAAGCTGAAGGGAACAGGAGCAGAGTTGAAGTCCAAGTCTTAATCACTGAAGAGTATCTAAGGAGATCACAGGTTTAGTTTAAGCATGCACATCAACGAAAGACTGATTTCAGAAAACATGTCCTCTTCGCCACTGGGATATTTAATTCCCTCTGGTTTTAATTCCACTTTTAGCTGATCTGAACCACTCTCTTAGAGTTAAGCCAGTCGGAAGTAATTAAAATGGCTCACTGTACCTTAACCTCCATCGTGGTGTTGGGTAATGTGAGCGTGTAGACTCCACTTAGGGTGTTTCCTGACTTGAAGACAGCAGCACAGTCCATGAACGTGGTTGGCGTGTCCTGCATCATGATGGTTTTGGTCTCTGCAGAGAAAAATCAGCCTTGTTTATTTGACGGCACACAATTTCACTCACAGCGTTCAAGTTACATCCAATGGGAAGTTAACATCTTCCGGTGGCTAAAAGGATAAAATTAATTTCCTTTGTGTCACTGTGACTGCTGcaggatccgcaccaaaattcACCTGTTTGTAGGTATCAGCCCTCCACTTTTTTTAAgcaattcattaaaatgtcaaaaaaatgttacagaaatTTTAAGAAATCCACCACTTTGTCTGCATCAAAATGTTATGGGTCCAGTCTTGGCCCATACCCCATTGTGAAGATATAACCTTTTTGGCAGAGGTACTAAAACCTATGAATGCAGTTACAAATATCCGATCGAATGTCTTGATTATTTCACCCAAATATTGAAAACAGGTCAATGTCTACCATGGCTTTGTCCAAAAGCTCTGAGCAGTTGGCAGATTATAAGAGCAGAGACTAAACATAATTTAGAGGCTGTGCCCAAAGCTAAGCTTACAAGCTGCTGGATATAGCTTCATATTCAATGGAAAAATATGGAAGTGGCTTCATTTTACCAGTAACTCTGCACCAGAAATTCAATAAGCATATTCCTCTAAATTCCATTATATCGTGTCTTACCCTCAGTAATTCCAGTGGTTACAGCAGTCTCAGGCCACAGGTCAAGACTGTGGTTGCACTGATGTGAGTTCAAGTTAACAGCCTTTAGTTAGTTGGTGACTCACCTCGAGCTGAGCCCACAGCGATGCTGTGGATGAGGTTGTTGAGGCTGTCcagcagctcctgctgctgatgctgcaggaCACTGTTGTTGGAGGAGACTTTGAGCAGCTGTTTGTCCAGCTCGCCTATGATCGCGGTCTGCCTCAGTATCAGGGTCTGGAGCTGCTCCTTTTCCTCTCTGACCATCTTCAGCTCCACCTGCCTCTGCTCCTCTATCTCCCCCACCTTCTTCTCCAGGATGCTAAGGAGTCACAGACAAATTCAATAGTGAGCTTTGCTCCTTGTTTTGTCCAACACTGTACTGTTAGTGAGGCAGAAGTGAGCGAGTCCTCACCTGTTTTTGTTGTTCAGTTTGTTGATTTCATTTGTTTGGACAATAAGTTGTTTTTCCAACTTGTTGGTTGACAAGGAGTTTTCAAGAAGTTGCCGCTCAAGTCGCGTTGTATGATGAATTACCTGCAAATGAAAGAAGCACCATTTCAGCTCCGTCCCTGAGGTACCTTACTAAATAAGCTATTAAGGCATCTGTAGAATTGCACCCATATCCCACCTACACTACAACAGCAAACCTGgtgttttctgacagaggaaTACTTTAATTTGATATTATATTGTTGCGTTTGTCTTCGCCATTTGAATGTTTAATATACTCTCAGTTGGCACACCGCGCTACACCTCGTTTAATACAACAGTCCAAGAAAAATTCTCCATTATAATGTTATAGGTTATAATGTTAATTTTTTGTTGAAATTTACTTAGAGAGTCGCAGATTCATGGCCATTTTTGAGGCTGCAGTTTCTGATGATTTTCAACTGTATTGTGATGGGAACAAATGTgtctattattttattcaacCCACAGTTCAACAGCACCACATATTACACAGCTTCAAAAGTTATATCATTAAGTTGAATAAGCACCTCCCTAAAACTACTGTATTTCAATAAAACCTTCATTAATGGATTTACTTAGCGGCTTTTGTATGAAAATACATTAGCTAGTGATAAAATGTTACAGTACGTTAAAAAACATGTAACTTTATGGAAAGTATAATGCAAAAGCATAATGTTAAATTACATAATAAACCTCAGATTGTTTGTCTGATCAACAGGCAGTTTGTCCTTTGCCCCCATTTTATTACTTCCAGAGTGAACAAACATTCAATTGCAAAGTGGAAAAGCTTGACAGGAAAGAGCAACTAAATTCCAGTTCAGCAGACGTACCTGAACCTGAACAATCCACACATGTATTGAACTAAACTCTGGGGTTGGGGACCTTGCCTCTAATTTCCCATTTTGGAGGAACTGAACTCAGCAAAAAGCAGGTTGTTTACATGGATCCCAGCTATTCGTCTCCAATGGAGCTGTTGATGTCTTTG is a window encoding:
- the angpt2a gene encoding angiopoietin-2a, with protein sequence MKMLHVDLLVVSFCLGLGTGYSAVGKRQHQIQNGPCSYTFLLPEQENCQTQADSYNFPEQKDGPVDNDESAQRLEQLEISMENNTQWLLKLENYIQDSMKQDMVQIQQSAVHNHTATMLEIGTNLLSQTAEQTRKLTHVEAQVIHHTTRLERQLLENSLSTNKLEKQLIVQTNEINKLNNKNSILEKKVGEIEEQRQVELKMVREEKEQLQTLILRQTAIIGELDKQLLKVSSNNSVLQHQQQELLDSLNNLIHSIAVGSARETKTIMMQDTPTTFMDCAAVFKSGNTLSGVYTLTLPNTTMEVKAFCDMETEGGGWTVLQKRFDGGVDFHRTWQEYKKGFGEPSNEFWLGNEFVSRLTSQQMYKLRIQLSDWEGNSGFSQYDQFSLDGEAQNYRIHLKGYSGTAGKISSIGQPGSDFSTKDADNDKCVCKCSQLTTGGWWFDACGPSNLNGMFYQQGQNSNRFNGIKWYYWKGSGYSLQSTTMMMRPADFTGPR